One Myxococcales bacterium genomic region harbors:
- a CDS encoding glycosyltransferase family 2 protein has protein sequence MSLRKSIVVPCYNEAKNLPNLIARFEALVPDDRTKLDWELLLVNNGSTDESAQVFEAELAKPGRDFVKVVTVPSPNVGYGHGIVTGLRAARGELLAWTHADGQTPPKDVFRAFDMLEAAASPERTLVKGRRRARPLRDTLFTMGMQVVAFALLHESLEDINGQPKCFHRRLFELCENPPTDLSLDLYFFYVAKKNGFMVRTFDVHFGDREHGESKWAFNYKSKARNIARSVTYMAKLRG, from the coding sequence ATGAGCCTGCGAAAGTCGATCGTCGTCCCCTGTTACAACGAGGCGAAGAACCTCCCGAACCTCATCGCGCGCTTCGAGGCGCTCGTCCCCGACGATCGCACGAAGCTCGATTGGGAGCTTCTGCTCGTGAACAACGGCAGCACCGACGAGAGCGCCCAGGTCTTCGAGGCCGAGCTCGCGAAACCGGGGCGAGACTTCGTGAAGGTCGTCACGGTGCCCTCGCCGAACGTGGGCTATGGGCACGGCATCGTCACCGGTCTCAGGGCCGCGCGCGGAGAGCTGCTCGCGTGGACCCACGCCGACGGCCAGACGCCACCGAAGGACGTCTTCCGCGCGTTCGACATGCTCGAGGCCGCAGCGAGCCCCGAGCGCACGCTCGTGAAGGGCCGCCGACGCGCGCGCCCGCTCCGCGACACGCTCTTCACGATGGGCATGCAGGTCGTCGCGTTCGCGCTGCTCCACGAGAGCCTGGAAGACATCAACGGCCAGCCCAAGTGCTTCCACCGGCGCCTCTTCGAGCTCTGCGAGAACCCGCCTACGGACCTCTCGCTCGACCTCTACTTCTTCTACGTGGCGAAGAAGAACGGCTTCATGGTTCGCACGTTCGACGTGCACTTCGGCGACCGCGAGCACGGTGAGTCGAAGTGGGCATTCAACTACAAGTCGAAGGCTCGGAACATCGCGCGCAGTGTCACCTACATGGCGAAGCTGCGGGGGTGA
- a CDS encoding GtrA family protein: MTEARPDRAKAQTAELGRFLVVGLSAVGTDFLTYMVLVRFLPPSVAKGISFAAGAVLSFVLNRVFVFRAKEKGKVTHQAGAFVALYLTTLLLNMAVNAAGLWIGLPKPVAWLFATGASTVSNFLGMKFIVFAEAKKKTSAAEEPSV, translated from the coding sequence GTGACCGAGGCTCGGCCCGATCGCGCGAAGGCCCAGACGGCGGAGCTCGGGAGGTTCCTCGTCGTGGGCCTCTCGGCCGTCGGCACGGACTTTCTCACGTACATGGTGCTCGTGCGGTTCTTGCCGCCTTCGGTGGCCAAGGGCATCTCGTTCGCGGCGGGCGCGGTGCTTTCGTTCGTGCTGAATCGGGTATTCGTGTTCCGCGCCAAAGAGAAGGGCAAGGTCACGCATCAGGCGGGCGCGTTCGTCGCGCTTTACCTGACGACGCTGCTCCTCAACATGGCCGTGAACGCGGCCGGCCTCTGGATAGGCTTGCCGAAGCCCGTGGCGTGGCTCTTCGCGACGGGAGCGTCCACCGTGTCGAACTTTTTGGGTATGAAGTTCATCGTGTTCGCCGAGGCCAAGAAGAAGACCTCGGCGGCGGAGGAGCCCTCGGTATGA
- a CDS encoding NTP transferase domain-containing protein has translation MLILVPMAGFGDRYKRAGYTEPKPLIPVDGVPMIERVLEAFQPRQPGDRYVFVVNRTHAEETDLVAVTKRLVPDAEIVVCEPHKDGPMQTLLAAKDHIRPDEDVLLNYCDFGVDWSYPKFRAWLAKHAWDGAMSAYRGFHPHSLGPTLYAYMRVADDQETVLEIREKHHFTPDKFSEYASSGLYYFRRGDMLLDIAKEMLASGERVQGEYYVSMAIQRVVARGLKVGVFPLKHFYQWGTPDDLRDWEGWSRALRGMPVFLARVAETTIAAHTVVPMAGLGQRFRDRGYTEPKPFVPVAGRPMVDEVLRMLPRSPTTTLVALEEHANDPRLRAIAEARSARVLAIPSLTNGQATTALRGLEGIPDDAPILFAPCDTGSVFDVDALLAAERDKDADLVVFTAKGHLPALWRPQMYGWVRVEGGRATGVAVKKQIEGLDPREQEVVLGTFWFASKALFVREYEAMVAAGDTVKNEYYIDTIARRMVERGAKVRALTVDKYIPWGTPEELDTFHYWNDVHRGGAPL, from the coding sequence ATGTTGATCCTCGTCCCGATGGCCGGCTTCGGCGACCGCTACAAGCGTGCAGGTTACACAGAGCCGAAGCCCCTCATCCCCGTCGATGGAGTGCCCATGATCGAGCGTGTGCTCGAGGCGTTCCAGCCGCGGCAGCCCGGGGACAGGTACGTCTTCGTGGTGAACCGCACGCACGCCGAAGAGACCGACCTCGTCGCCGTGACGAAGCGGCTCGTGCCCGACGCGGAGATCGTCGTCTGCGAGCCCCACAAAGACGGGCCGATGCAGACCCTGCTCGCCGCCAAAGACCACATTCGACCCGACGAGGACGTGCTCCTCAACTACTGCGATTTCGGCGTCGACTGGTCGTATCCCAAGTTCCGCGCGTGGCTCGCCAAACACGCCTGGGACGGCGCGATGTCGGCCTACCGTGGCTTTCACCCGCACTCGCTCGGGCCGACGCTCTACGCGTACATGCGCGTCGCCGACGACCAAGAGACGGTGCTCGAGATCCGCGAGAAGCACCACTTCACGCCCGACAAATTCTCGGAGTATGCCTCGTCGGGGCTCTACTACTTCCGCCGCGGCGACATGCTGCTCGACATCGCCAAGGAGATGCTCGCCTCGGGAGAGCGTGTGCAGGGCGAGTATTACGTGTCGATGGCGATCCAGCGCGTGGTGGCGCGGGGGCTCAAGGTCGGCGTTTTCCCGCTCAAGCACTTTTACCAGTGGGGCACACCCGACGATCTGCGCGACTGGGAGGGCTGGAGCCGCGCGCTCCGTGGGATGCCTGTTTTCCTCGCGCGCGTCGCCGAGACCACGATCGCGGCGCACACGGTGGTGCCGATGGCGGGCCTCGGCCAGCGCTTCCGCGACCGCGGGTACACCGAGCCGAAGCCGTTCGTGCCCGTCGCGGGGCGCCCCATGGTGGACGAGGTGCTCCGCATGCTGCCCCGGTCCCCCACGACGACGCTCGTGGCCCTCGAGGAGCACGCGAACGATCCGCGCCTCCGGGCCATCGCCGAGGCGCGGTCGGCGCGCGTACTTGCCATTCCCTCGTTGACGAACGGACAGGCCACGACGGCCCTACGCGGCCTCGAAGGGATTCCGGACGACGCGCCCATCCTCTTCGCGCCGTGCGACACGGGCTCGGTGTTCGACGTGGACGCGCTGCTCGCCGCCGAGCGCGACAAGGACGCCGACCTCGTGGTGTTCACGGCCAAAGGCCACTTGCCCGCGCTCTGGCGCCCGCAGATGTACGGCTGGGTGCGCGTCGAGGGCGGTCGAGCCACGGGCGTGGCCGTGAAGAAGCAGATCGAGGGGCTCGACCCGCGTGAGCAAGAGGTCGTGCTCGGCACCTTCTGGTTCGCCTCGAAGGCCCTCTTCGTGCGCGAGTACGAGGCCATGGTGGCCGCGGGCGACACCGTGAAGAACGAGTACTACATCGACACCATCGCGCGCCGGATGGTCGAGCGCGGCGCGAAGGTGCGCGCCCTCACGGTCGACAAGTACATCCCCTGGGGCACCCCCGAGGAGCTCGACACGTTCCACTATTGGAACGACGTCCACCGCGGCGGAGCGCCCCTGTGA
- a CDS encoding class II aldolase/adducin family protein: MDALTRIGQELGGPEWVQGPGGNVSVKEGDVLHVKASGKRLRDMGKPGSIATVPLADARAALEGDKEAEARTFARTPRPSLETYFHAIGAKVVIHTHTVGAMLVACSGAKRPAGVVEVPYERPGRGLGVRVAQALGGAREGTVLLASHGLVVYGETTEGAIARTREIDAAFRAEFSGLEAFAPRVSAPYEVLRGDGLVLTTLPARKGHIGRFLFPDAAVFASVSRVPSLETAEARLSHARAALTAFGRPVVLVADDGARMHVARNEDELAQAREVLLAHDYVEDALLARGDGRYLPDDEPAKIVGMPSEQYRLSLTRSDSPC, from the coding sequence ATGGACGCGCTGACACGCATCGGCCAAGAGCTCGGAGGTCCCGAGTGGGTGCAGGGGCCGGGTGGAAACGTCTCGGTCAAAGAGGGAGACGTGCTCCACGTGAAGGCGAGCGGCAAGCGCCTCCGCGACATGGGCAAACCAGGGTCGATCGCCACCGTGCCCCTCGCCGACGCGCGCGCCGCCCTCGAAGGCGACAAGGAGGCCGAGGCCCGCACCTTCGCCCGGACGCCGCGCCCTTCACTCGAGACGTACTTCCACGCCATCGGCGCGAAGGTGGTCATTCACACGCACACCGTGGGCGCGATGCTGGTCGCGTGCTCGGGCGCGAAGAGACCCGCGGGCGTGGTCGAAGTGCCGTACGAGCGGCCGGGCCGCGGCCTCGGGGTGCGCGTCGCGCAGGCGCTCGGGGGCGCGCGCGAGGGCACCGTGTTGCTCGCTTCGCATGGGCTCGTCGTCTACGGAGAGACGACCGAGGGCGCCATCGCGCGGACGCGGGAGATCGACGCGGCCTTCCGCGCCGAGTTTTCCGGCCTCGAGGCCTTCGCGCCGCGCGTCTCGGCGCCGTACGAGGTCCTCCGCGGCGACGGCCTCGTGCTCACGACACTGCCCGCCCGCAAAGGGCATATCGGTCGTTTCCTCTTCCCCGACGCGGCGGTGTTCGCGAGCGTCTCCCGCGTGCCGAGCCTCGAGACCGCCGAGGCGCGCCTCTCGCACGCCCGCGCGGCCCTCACGGCCTTCGGGCGCCCCGTGGTGCTCGTCGCGGACGACGGCGCGCGCATGCACGTCGCGCGGAACGAGGACGAGCTCGCGCAGGCCCGAGAGGTGCTCCTCGCCCACGACTACGTGGAGGACGCGCTCCTCGCCCGCGGCGACGGGCGCTACCTCCCCGACGACGAGCCCGCGAAGATCGTGGGCATGCCTTCCGAGCAATACCGACTCTCGCTCACCCGGAGTGACTCCCCATGTTGA
- a CDS encoding HAD-IA family hydrolase, translating into MIRGLLLDLDDTLYEYAPCERAAREALFARTHALFGTPRETFEARFSAARKSVKDRCDTPSGHGRLLYVTELLHGLFEATGARDASPLAHARELEEAYWSAYLATMELRPFAHALLDEVRALGVKVAIVTDLTLDIQLQKLTRLDLFCRIDALVASEEVGADKPARAAFALGAARLGVPLEACAVVGDNVEKDGAGAEALGIPYFRARTLAVGEGLTLEEIFDEIVRRNAWTR; encoded by the coding sequence GTGATCCGCGGGCTCCTCCTCGACCTCGACGACACCCTCTACGAGTACGCCCCGTGCGAACGCGCGGCCCGCGAGGCCCTCTTTGCGCGCACCCACGCGCTCTTCGGCACACCTCGGGAGACCTTCGAGGCCCGCTTCTCCGCGGCGCGAAAATCGGTGAAAGATCGCTGCGATACACCGAGCGGTCACGGGCGCCTCCTCTACGTGACCGAGCTCCTCCACGGGCTCTTCGAGGCCACGGGCGCCCGCGATGCCTCGCCCCTCGCGCACGCGCGGGAGCTCGAAGAGGCCTATTGGTCCGCCTACCTCGCCACGATGGAGCTTCGGCCCTTCGCCCACGCCCTGCTCGACGAGGTCCGCGCGCTCGGCGTGAAGGTCGCGATCGTGACCGACCTCACGCTCGACATCCAGCTCCAGAAGCTCACGCGGCTCGATCTCTTTTGCCGCATCGACGCGCTCGTCGCGAGCGAAGAGGTCGGCGCCGACAAACCCGCGAGGGCCGCGTTCGCGCTCGGGGCGGCGCGCCTCGGGGTGCCGCTCGAGGCGTGCGCCGTCGTCGGGGACAACGTCGAGAAAGACGGCGCGGGCGCCGAGGCGCTCGGGATTCCCTATTTTCGCGCGCGGACGCTCGCCGTCGGCGAAGGCCTGACGCTCGAGGAGATCTTCGACGAGATCGTGAGGAGGAACGCATGGACGCGCTGA
- a CDS encoding glycosyltransferase family 39 protein produces the protein MGATAVDVTSKEESERPVRIAKPEAPSGWRAALPDVLLGAIAAVATLPTLLYPFGRDQGLYHYVAREWVLRGSVPYKDVLDHKTPGIYLLHALSVLLFGETMWGIRVLEALGVLAFGFVAGALVAPRGEAHAPGARGAGMLATVVFYFGHFDFWSTAQSEIWYAGFGMCAVLAARRIERTERAAALVGLFAGIAVLTKPPSVWFVLVAVVVLALRLRGEGRLTPKKCARELGWLVGMGALVPALVLGYFGVKGALPAMKDIVVGANSYYVKHEVGAVARLDQHLGYILWIFAPTSYVLLPGLVVGLVFGARRKIAPIIETFALGLGLVLAATLAVAMQGKFYLLHWGCLPLPLAYAAVAIAAWALTKARVWVLASVFVVVVLLGYRATEYFANAFPVQRDTLDAEIKYLQGTYDRRAFDVRFQSAAIGFFFHDSRDVGTWLEAHTTPDETVTVRGFQPEIYVVAHRRHAGRFFWTTFLTNPARAYRREEWLAEELRDFTEHPPKYVVALDFMHEGLDSAEYHEARGYTRVAAFPGYVILERAAK, from the coding sequence ATGGGTGCTACCGCCGTCGACGTGACGTCCAAGGAAGAGTCCGAACGGCCCGTCAGGATCGCGAAGCCCGAGGCCCCCTCGGGGTGGCGCGCGGCCCTGCCCGACGTGCTCCTCGGCGCTATCGCCGCCGTGGCCACCCTGCCGACGCTCCTGTACCCGTTCGGGCGAGACCAGGGGCTCTACCACTACGTCGCGCGCGAGTGGGTCCTCCGCGGGTCCGTTCCGTACAAAGACGTGCTCGACCACAAGACGCCGGGCATCTACCTGCTCCATGCGCTTTCGGTGCTCCTCTTCGGCGAGACGATGTGGGGCATTCGTGTGCTCGAGGCCCTCGGGGTGCTCGCGTTCGGCTTCGTGGCGGGCGCGCTCGTCGCCCCGCGCGGAGAGGCCCATGCCCCCGGGGCGCGCGGGGCCGGCATGTTGGCCACGGTCGTCTTCTATTTCGGGCACTTCGACTTCTGGAGCACGGCGCAGAGCGAGATCTGGTACGCGGGCTTCGGCATGTGCGCGGTCTTGGCGGCGCGCCGGATCGAGCGCACGGAGCGGGCGGCCGCCCTGGTCGGACTCTTCGCGGGCATCGCCGTCCTCACGAAGCCGCCGAGCGTGTGGTTCGTGCTCGTGGCCGTGGTCGTCCTCGCCCTCAGGCTCCGCGGAGAGGGCAGGCTCACGCCGAAGAAGTGCGCGAGGGAGCTCGGGTGGCTCGTGGGCATGGGCGCGCTCGTGCCGGCCTTGGTGCTCGGGTATTTCGGCGTGAAGGGCGCGCTCCCGGCCATGAAGGACATCGTGGTGGGGGCGAACTCCTACTACGTGAAACATGAAGTCGGGGCGGTGGCCCGGCTCGATCAACACCTCGGGTATATCCTTTGGATCTTCGCTCCGACCTCGTACGTCCTCCTACCGGGCCTCGTCGTTGGGCTCGTCTTCGGAGCTCGTCGCAAGATCGCGCCGATCATCGAGACGTTCGCGCTCGGGCTCGGGCTCGTCCTCGCGGCCACGTTGGCCGTGGCTATGCAGGGCAAGTTCTACCTCCTCCACTGGGGCTGCTTGCCGCTGCCGCTCGCGTACGCCGCCGTGGCCATCGCCGCGTGGGCCCTCACGAAGGCGCGGGTTTGGGTGCTCGCTTCCGTCTTCGTCGTCGTGGTGCTGCTCGGGTATCGGGCGACCGAATACTTCGCGAACGCCTTTCCGGTCCAGCGGGACACTCTCGATGCGGAGATCAAGTACCTCCAGGGCACGTACGATCGCCGCGCGTTTGACGTGAGGTTTCAGTCCGCCGCGATCGGTTTCTTCTTCCACGACAGCCGCGACGTCGGGACGTGGCTCGAGGCTCACACGACACCTGACGAGACCGTCACCGTTCGCGGCTTCCAGCCCGAGATCTACGTGGTCGCGCATAGGCGCCACGCGGGCCGCTTCTTCTGGACGACCTTCCTCACGAACCCCGCGCGGGCCTACCGCCGGGAGGAGTGGCTCGCCGAGGAGCTGCGGGACTTCACCGAACATCCGCCCAAGTACGTCGTCGCGCTCGACTTCATGCACGAAGGGCTCGACTCGGCCGAGTACCACGAGGCCCGTGGGTACACGCGGGTCGCGGCCTTTCCGGGGTACGTGATCCTCGAGCGCGCCGCGAAGTAG
- a CDS encoding efflux RND transporter periplasmic adaptor subunit yields the protein MKRVLWIVVGLVVAALAVFGGLKLVAQADKVEIDYKTAKVQKQKLVAQVTASGTLSARVTVQVGSQVSGRVQEIFVDWNSPVKKGQLIARIDPQLFQAQAAQANANYVSAKAQLARAEVLAFDADRIYTRAKALAAQSLAGQAEVDTAETNAKVAKTQIDVAKAAVEQTLAALNLAQVNLSYTKIISPIDGVVISRNVDVGQTVAASLSAPVLFTIAEDLKKMQLDTNVAESDVGRMEPGMRAQFTVDAYPGVKFPGEIALIRYAPQTVQNVVTYDAVVAVDNSDLRLRPGMTATIAIVYQERESALVVPNAALRFKPPKEVDAGAQDASAVPPPWASEGGADGGEGFHRRHGDGGPRDGGGGGFRGNGGGEGRSRKKVYVLRNGDPVGVDVRTGLTDGSFTEILAGELAEGDLVITDATTKGQKPAAAAGAAPGMSPMSGGGGGGTGRRQGF from the coding sequence ATGAAGCGTGTCCTCTGGATCGTCGTAGGTCTCGTCGTCGCGGCGCTCGCCGTCTTCGGGGGCCTGAAGCTCGTCGCGCAGGCCGACAAGGTCGAGATCGACTACAAAACGGCGAAGGTCCAGAAGCAGAAGCTCGTCGCCCAGGTGACGGCCAGCGGCACGCTCTCGGCCCGCGTCACGGTGCAGGTGGGCAGCCAAGTGTCCGGGCGCGTGCAAGAGATCTTCGTCGACTGGAACTCGCCCGTGAAGAAGGGCCAGCTCATCGCACGCATCGATCCGCAGCTCTTCCAGGCCCAGGCGGCGCAGGCCAACGCGAACTACGTGTCGGCCAAGGCGCAGCTCGCCCGCGCCGAGGTGCTCGCGTTCGACGCCGATCGCATCTACACCCGCGCCAAGGCCCTCGCGGCCCAGTCGCTCGCCGGGCAGGCCGAGGTCGACACCGCCGAGACGAACGCCAAGGTCGCCAAGACGCAGATCGACGTGGCGAAGGCCGCCGTCGAGCAGACGCTCGCCGCCCTCAACCTCGCGCAGGTGAACCTGTCGTACACCAAGATCATCTCGCCGATCGACGGCGTGGTCATCTCGCGCAACGTCGACGTGGGCCAGACCGTGGCCGCGTCGCTCTCGGCCCCGGTGCTCTTCACCATCGCCGAGGACCTCAAGAAAATGCAGCTCGACACCAACGTGGCCGAGAGCGACGTGGGCCGCATGGAGCCCGGGATGCGCGCGCAGTTCACGGTCGACGCGTACCCGGGCGTGAAGTTCCCCGGGGAGATCGCGCTCATCCGCTACGCGCCGCAGACCGTGCAGAACGTGGTCACGTACGACGCGGTCGTCGCCGTCGACAACTCCGACCTGCGGCTCCGCCCCGGCATGACGGCCACGATCGCGATCGTGTACCAAGAGCGCGAGAGCGCCCTCGTGGTGCCGAACGCGGCGCTTCGGTTCAAGCCCCCGAAGGAGGTCGACGCCGGCGCACAAGACGCCTCGGCCGTCCCGCCCCCTTGGGCGAGCGAGGGCGGCGCCGACGGCGGGGAGGGGTTCCATCGTCGTCACGGCGACGGCGGCCCGCGCGACGGTGGCGGCGGAGGCTTCCGCGGCAATGGCGGTGGCGAGGGGCGCTCCCGCAAGAAGGTGTATGTTCTCCGCAACGGGGACCCTGTCGGCGTCGACGTGCGCACCGGCCTCACGGACGGCTCGTTCACCGAGATCCTCGCGGGCGAGCTCGCCGAGGGCGATCTCGTGATCACCGACGCGACGACCAAGGGCCAGAAGCCCGCCGCGGCCGCGGGCGCTGCGCCCGGCATGAGCCCCATGAGCGGCGGCGGCGGCGGTGGCACGGGCCGCCGGCAAGGCTTCTGA
- a CDS encoding ABC transporter ATP-binding protein, with product MADEPQIRVKDLMKVYTTGDVVVRALAGVSLTIEKGEFVAIMGSSGSGKSTLMNVLGCLDKPTSGEYWLAGREVSKLDKNALAEVRNHTLGFVFQSFNLLARTSAVENVELPLLYQGVGGRERRERATEALQRVGLGKRLDHVPSQLSGGQQQRVAIARALVGRPKVILADEPTGNLDSRTSLEVMKLFQDLSNTGITIALVTHEPDIAEHMSRVVVVKDGLIVEDRRQTPKEAVVPPPKEGAP from the coding sequence ATGGCCGACGAGCCGCAGATCCGCGTGAAGGACCTCATGAAGGTCTACACCACGGGCGACGTGGTGGTGCGCGCGCTCGCCGGGGTCTCGCTCACGATCGAGAAGGGCGAGTTCGTGGCCATCATGGGGTCGTCCGGCAGCGGCAAGAGCACGCTCATGAACGTGCTCGGATGCCTCGACAAACCCACGAGCGGCGAGTACTGGCTCGCCGGCCGCGAGGTGTCGAAGCTCGACAAAAACGCCCTCGCCGAGGTGAGGAACCACACGCTCGGCTTCGTGTTTCAGAGCTTCAACCTGCTCGCGCGCACGAGCGCCGTCGAGAACGTGGAGCTCCCGCTGCTCTACCAGGGCGTGGGTGGGCGTGAGCGCCGCGAGCGCGCGACCGAGGCGCTCCAGCGCGTGGGCCTCGGCAAACGCCTCGACCACGTGCCGAGCCAGCTCTCGGGCGGTCAACAGCAGCGCGTGGCCATCGCGCGCGCGCTCGTGGGGCGCCCCAAGGTCATCTTGGCCGACGAGCCCACCGGCAACCTCGACTCGCGCACGAGCCTCGAGGTGATGAAGCTCTTTCAAGACTTGAGCAACACGGGCATCACCATCGCGCTCGTCACGCACGAGCCCGACATCGCCGAGCACATGTCGCGCGTGGTCGTCGTGAAGGACGGGCTCATCGTCGAAGACCGCCGGCAGACCCCGAAAGAGGCCGTCGTGCCACCCCCGAAGGAGGGCGCGCCGTGA
- a CDS encoding ABC transporter permease, producing the protein MSPFVTLRIAVRAIVRNKMRSFLTILGIVIGVAAVIAMMAIGAGAKARIEAAFASMGTNLLVILPGSTTAGGAQGGFGSQPTLTWEDLAAIRKQVPTVKAAAPQLRTTSSVIAESANWSTSIVGTSAEYFEVRTWAMSLGEAFTTGDVDAGNKVIVLGQTVVEKLFGASANPIGQTVRIRNVPFVVVGVAEKKGQSATGQDLDDTVFLPYTVYARTIQGGLGKYMSGVIFVSATSAEDTPRAQAGVAELLRERHRLVGAEDDFSIRNLSEVAGAQAAGTETMTSLLASVAAVSLLVGGIGIMNIMLVSVTERTREIGIRMAIGAKPRQILLQFLIEAITLSLLGGFLGVALGVGVSKWIAVKFGWATQVDPQVVLMSVAFSAFVGVAFGLFPARKASRLDPIDALRYE; encoded by the coding sequence GTGAGCCCGTTCGTCACCCTCCGCATCGCCGTGCGGGCCATCGTGCGCAACAAAATGCGCTCGTTCCTCACCATCTTGGGCATCGTCATCGGCGTGGCGGCGGTCATCGCCATGATGGCCATCGGCGCCGGCGCCAAGGCGCGCATCGAGGCCGCGTTCGCGTCGATGGGCACGAACCTGCTCGTGATCCTCCCGGGCTCCACCACGGCCGGCGGCGCGCAGGGTGGCTTCGGGTCGCAGCCCACGCTCACCTGGGAAGACCTCGCGGCTATTCGCAAACAAGTGCCCACCGTGAAGGCCGCGGCCCCGCAGCTCCGCACCACGTCCTCCGTGATCGCCGAGAGCGCGAACTGGAGCACGTCGATCGTGGGCACCTCGGCCGAGTATTTCGAGGTGCGAACGTGGGCCATGTCCCTCGGGGAGGCCTTCACCACGGGCGACGTCGACGCGGGCAACAAGGTCATCGTCCTCGGTCAGACGGTGGTCGAGAAGCTCTTCGGCGCGAGCGCGAACCCCATCGGGCAGACGGTGCGCATCCGCAACGTGCCCTTCGTGGTGGTGGGCGTGGCCGAGAAGAAGGGCCAATCGGCCACGGGGCAAGATCTCGACGACACCGTGTTCCTCCCGTACACGGTCTACGCGCGCACCATCCAAGGCGGGCTCGGCAAGTACATGTCGGGCGTCATCTTCGTGAGCGCCACGAGCGCCGAAGACACGCCGCGCGCCCAAGCCGGGGTGGCCGAGCTCCTCCGCGAGCGCCACAGGCTCGTCGGCGCCGAGGACGACTTCTCCATCCGCAACCTGAGCGAAGTGGCCGGCGCCCAGGCCGCGGGCACCGAGACCATGACGAGCCTGCTCGCGAGCGTGGCGGCCGTGTCGCTCTTGGTCGGCGGCATCGGCATCATGAACATCATGCTCGTGAGCGTCACCGAGCGCACCCGCGAGATCGGCATTCGTATGGCCATCGGGGCCAAGCCCCGCCAAATTTTGCTCCAGTTCCTCATCGAGGCCATCACGCTCAGCCTGCTCGGTGGCTTCCTCGGCGTGGCCCTCGGCGTCGGCGTGTCCAAGTGGATCGCGGTCAAGTTCGGCTGGGCCACCCAGGTCGACCCGCAGGTCGTGCTCATGTCGGTCGCGTTCAGCGCGTTCGTCGGCGTCGCGTTCGGCCTCTTCCCCGCCCGCAAGGCCTCGCGCCTCGACCCGATCGACGCCCTCCGCTACGAGTGA
- a CDS encoding DUF2330 domain-containing protein gives MRSSFLRKAFFSVSLLGLVAASPVFERDALACGGGFFENHVPGEVIPGASEAVEVTDHRMVVVMERTKTVLYDQILFHGNPKGMAWVLPVKGEAKLGLSTDKLFEALDRELGLKVVGPTVRCPSCTSISGGGGGGGGGVGCGSATASDSFSGASSKSAGPNDGAGEPERPEPELPVTVKSHEAVGPYEVVRVAGEDPKAMAEWLSKNGYKVPASFEPVLAAYVREKFDFLALRLRPGQSASAIRPVRVELQGGSNVVPMRASAAGPTDKLGITMYVVSESQAFVPSSYPVFTVPSASITWDFAKKKSDYAEVREARAAESGYRAWELVGAETKSGIGMRITVDGKYEGETAEADRQADVEAFGVAPRMITHLRANVRTSELTSDVVLEPVGSAPTLTRTPSKVSGAPLCKTFDSDCNVTGEAPASGAQIEPGVASGASRAPSAVAVGGLVTALVALFRPRKRRP, from the coding sequence ATGCGCTCTTCCTTCCTCCGCAAGGCGTTCTTCTCCGTCTCCCTCCTCGGCCTCGTCGCCGCGTCTCCGGTGTTCGAGCGTGATGCGCTCGCGTGCGGTGGCGGGTTCTTCGAGAACCACGTCCCGGGCGAGGTGATCCCGGGCGCGAGCGAGGCCGTCGAGGTCACCGATCACCGCATGGTGGTGGTCATGGAGCGCACGAAGACGGTCCTCTACGACCAGATCCTCTTCCACGGAAACCCGAAGGGCATGGCGTGGGTGCTCCCCGTGAAGGGCGAGGCGAAGCTCGGGCTCTCGACCGACAAGCTCTTCGAGGCCCTCGATCGCGAGCTCGGGCTCAAGGTCGTCGGGCCTACGGTGCGGTGCCCGTCGTGCACCTCCATCAGCGGGGGCGGTGGAGGCGGCGGTGGGGGCGTGGGCTGTGGGAGCGCGACCGCCTCCGACTCGTTCTCCGGTGCCAGCTCGAAGAGCGCAGGCCCCAACGACGGCGCGGGCGAGCCCGAGCGCCCCGAGCCCGAGCTGCCCGTCACGGTGAAGTCGCACGAGGCGGTCGGCCCGTACGAGGTCGTGCGCGTCGCCGGCGAGGATCCGAAGGCCATGGCCGAGTGGCTCTCGAAGAACGGCTACAAGGTGCCTGCGTCGTTCGAGCCGGTGCTCGCCGCCTACGTGCGCGAGAAGTTCGACTTCTTGGCCTTGCGTCTCCGGCCTGGGCAGAGCGCGTCGGCCATTCGCCCCGTGCGCGTCGAGCTCCAAGGGGGCTCGAACGTGGTGCCGATGCGCGCGAGCGCCGCGGGCCCCACCGACAAGCTCGGCATCACGATGTACGTCGTCTCGGAGAGCCAAGCCTTCGTGCCCTCGAGCTACCCGGTGTTCACCGTGCCGTCGGCGTCGATCACCTGGGATTTCGCCAAGAAGAAGAGCGACTACGCCGAGGTCCGCGAGGCTCGTGCGGCGGAGAGCGGCTACCGCGCGTGGGAGCTCGTGGGCGCCGAGACCAAGAGCGGCATCGGCATGAGGATCACCGTCGACGGGAAGTACGAGGGCGAGACCGCCGAGGCCGATCGCCAGGCCGACGTCGAGGCGTTCGGCGTCGCACCGCGCATGATCACCCACCTCCGCGCGAACGTGCGCACCTCCGAGCTCACGAGCGACGTCGTGCTCGAGCCTGTGGGCTCGGCGCCCACGTTGACGCGCACGCCGTCGAAGGTCTCGGGCGCGCCCCTCTGCAAGACGTTCGACTCCGACTGCAACGTCACGGGAGAAGCGCCCGCGTCCGGCGCGCAGATCGAGCCCGGGGTGGCGAGCGGGGCCTCGCGCGCGCCGAGCGCCGTCGCCGTGGGAGGCCTCGTGACCGCCCTCGTCGCACTCTTTCGGCCACGGAAGCGGCGCCCGTGA